The genomic segment AACCCAGTAAAAGCTGTCACATTCAAGATTGAACAGTATGAAGCGTAAACTGACAGAAGCGGACACCGGATCTTTATAAAATTCCATTCTCGAAAAcaagaaatgacaaaaaaaaacatctaccATTGCCATATACTCCCAAGAATTTcatgaaaacaaacaagcaaattcaaagaaaactcaacaaataaaaaaaaaaatagattgcaTTACTAAAAAAACACAGTGACAACTAATAATAAAGATCCATACTTATTCCCGTACATACACATTCGTTTTATTTGCTAATAACCAAAATCATGAGGGAATGCATTACCTTCCAGACAAGGGAGCGAATTCCAGCATCATCAGGTAAACCTTGAGAAGCTATTTTCCTCAATTCCTTTAAGTCTATCACCTTCTTCGATAGCTGGTAATATCCAATATTATAGACTTAAGGTACTACTAAATCACACAGAACAAATTCAAAAATGCACAGAAGGCACTAACCTCAGCCACGACTTGCGCTTTTCGAGAAACATCCTCAACCGAAGAAGCTGCTGCGGGACTATCGATTCCAGCTCCATCATTACCGGTCCCATTCTGCAAATCGTTAATCTCAGATTTGGAAGGAGGACGAGCCGGAAGAGGTGGAGCTGGTGCGGTGGAAATCGCGGatggagagggagagagaggcGGACGCTCGACGATCGGAGGGGTGACGGAAGTGGCGGGAGGATTGCGGAGGAGACGATCGTCgatgggaggaggaggaggagaggagGACCAGAGAGAACTGTTGAGCCACTCTGGGATACCTTTCTTGGCcatggatttgattttggaaATGTTTTGAGTTCTCTCTCCGTCTGGCGTCTACTCTCGACGACGGGGAGGTTAAACCAAATAAATGTGCAATCTTGTCTCCGGTACAATTTACTTACCGATGATTAGATTATTGGTCAATCGTAAATTTTAATGGGCCTAGATAAGAGTGGACTTAAGCCCATTTGTTGGCAAAGAAGAAGGAGGACCTTTTTTGCTCTCGCTATCTGAGACTGAGACACAGAAAAatggcggcggcggcggcgaaAGCAGCGGTGGTTTTGCCACGGCCGGTGACGTTTGTGACGGGAAACGCCAAGAAGCTCGAAGAGGTCAAAGCTATCATCGGAAATTCAATTCCTTTCAAATCTCTCAAACTCGACCGTGCGTACCCATTTCAATTTCTCTCGTGAGATTACTgtatttcctctttttcttgaGTCTCAGTGGTTTagttgtacattttttttttttttatgagttgCAGTGCCTGAGCTTCAAGGTGAGCCTGAGGATATCTCCAAAGAGAAGGCTCGTTTAGCTGCTCTTCAGGTGCACAAGCTTTTTACCCTTTTCTACTTTAACTGATTTAAAAACTCAGCATAATTGTGTTTATCTGTAAGCTTGTATGTGATCATAGTGTGGTCCTTCTGTTCAATGTGGACGAAGTTAATGATTAAGGATAGACAGTAAGAACTGATACaaagtttgtttgatttgtaaacGAGAAGGTGAATGGTCCAGTGCTAGTGGAGGATACATGTCTCTGTTTCAATTCCCTGAAGGGGCTTCCTGGTATGAGTTCCTCAGTTCCTCTAGATTCTAAGATTTTCTTCTTGTACCCTGTGCACAGCAAATGTCATTGTCTGAATTTATattgattcttttctttcttttttgttggatttttcaGGGCCATACATGTAAGTATTGtttcttcattcttttcttgATGTTGTGCTTGTAATTCTTCATTTGAAAGATATAGATTCTCCAACTCCACTCTGTCATGATGAGGGTTAATGTAAACTATTAGTTCATAAACTCACGggattacatgcatatatatatgtatgttactatGATAATTCTACGCTGACCTTTATTTATGAAGCTTTCTTGAGTGGTACCTTTATATGGATGTCCTGGAAAATTGTCTGCGGGTTGGATCAAgtcttgttattagttcttctTGGCAGCTCCTAACTGGTGTGAGTGAGTAACCAAATGGAGTTGTTTTACTGAATCTTCTCATTCTAGATGTCTTAATTCATTGCGGGCTGAGTTGTAAAAGAGACCTCTATGTTTGCTGGCATCTACTACTGGTCAATATTAGATTGAATTAGCGTGGTTCTAGCTGTATTGGAGCTATGTTGCTGTCTCTAGATGTCTTTGTTACTCTTAtgatctttctttctgtttttgcagCAAGTGGTTTCTTGAGAAGCTTGGACATGAAGGTTGTAATAGTCAATTGTATCTCTGACCTCTTCCTTTGTTTCATTTATCTCTTACACTAGTAACACCCAGTCTTGGTCTGACTCTTGTCCAGGTCTGAACAACTTACTGATGGCCTATGAAGATAAATCAGCTTATGCATTGTGCGCATTCTCTTTCTCGCGTGGTCCAGGTGCTGAACCTCTTACATTTTTGGGGAAAACTCCGGTATGTTAGACATTGTCACCACTCTTTTATTCAAACTCAATTGCTCCATCTGGtagtcattttaatttttttcctgtctctgtttgttaattttcaaagTTTGATTGGCTTCTTCCTTGTGATTGATGTGTTAGGGTAAGATAGTTCCAGCAAGAGGACCAACTGATTTCGGGTGGGATCCAGTGTTTCAACCTGATGGATATGACCAAACGTATGCCTCTGCTAACTCccaatttttattgtattttaattggaTACTGATAAAAGAGGAAAGTGGAAACTAAGAGTAGATGGTGATATTCtctattttggttttagttatGCAGAAATGTCTAAGGAAGAAAAGAACATGATATCTCATAGGTACAAGTCATTAGCATTGGTGAAATCACACTTTAAGGAGGCAGGCTATGTGTTCCAGACAGATGAAGATACCATTTAAAGAGAACCGCATCATCAATGTTTGAGCACTGATCACTCACCAGATTCTTGGTCCTATTTTAAGCTCCTTTGGGGGTATTAatattgttatcttttttttctttctcaaatacAAGTAAAACCAACCCAAACATGCATTGACAGGCATCGTTTGGTAGTGTTGTTCATGGTGTTCATTAAATACTCTTGACGGTGAGACTTGTACGAATCTGAAAAACCCATCCAACCAAAAAGCTAAAATAAATGTTGGATGGCAAACAAAAAGGGAATGGGATGACATGATGTTCACATGAATAGCCGCttatgatcacacaaagtaTTTATGAGAGAACAATCAGTGGGTAAAGCACCTCGTATAATTCTCCAATCACATGAGAAAGCATATGAATCGAATCCAGAAAGAGTAAAGAAAATCCCAACACGTAACGTGCAGCGCAGGGAACAGAGCTGCTAAAACCTCAACtccaaaagaagaaataaagatCGCATCAATTATTTGTGGGGTTGGGATCACATTATATGTTAGTGTAACTCCTTTTCATTTACACACCTCTCACCTCACAAGTGGTTTGCTTATGTTGCATAAAAagatttaaacaattttgttatCCATTGAAACAAAtgccaacaaacaaaacataaaagccAATGGAAGTTGTAATCAAACCAAAAGGTTTTCAATCGTCTTGTAACAATTTTTGTAACTACTGTCACTAACTTTAAAGggaatgagaacaaaaaaaacaccccAAAAGAGACTCTAGAACTCAGGGGAGATCCATTAAAACCAAAGGACCTGAAcaaccccaaaaacaaaagccaCACCTAAGACAATAAGAGATTTGTAAACTAGAAGGAGACTTTTTGAACAACGCTTCTGCGCTTGCTTCTCTCTGCATTCCCACCTTTTttaagaagacgacgaagaagcaAGCCGAGGTTGACCAATTCCTACCATCCGAAAGAAAACGGGAAATGACCGTCCTAAGAGGGAAACAGAAAAGAGTAGTACTATATATGCACCTTCCAAAGATATTTGAAAGGGTTTTGGGTTAGTTGCTATGATGGTGGTatagagagagcgagagagaagtAGCAACTAGCAAGGTCTGCCCTTACGGCAACCTAGTGCTCCTGCAGTAGAGGTAATAGTGTCGACCATAGATGATGGTTTAGCTGCTAAGCTTGAGGCTCGTCCATAGCTAGCAGACGCTTCTTCTCCTGATGACCTGAAGTATGCTCCATTCAGTAGAAGGTCTCCTTCCGACCTCCAATTCCACTTCTTCCACTCACTTGCATCTGTCTCCACTCTTTTCGTCACCTGTGGATCCACAAGTTAATTTTGCCTATAAATATAACAACCTCTGATTACTCTGTTTAAGCAGACATAAAGGTTTAAGATGTTGAACCTCCTTGGCGAAGCGGTCCATGGGAGCAGCATATCTGTTTCCTTGACTGTTGATGGTTGGTTCTGCACTCCCACCGATGGCGTACATCTCCCAGTGAGTGTAGTCGTTGTTAACCACATGGAAATACCCATGCCTGCACCTGCCATTACACAACCAATTTTCTACTGTCAGAACAAAGGACAACTTAATTGGATTAACAAGAAAATCTACTGTCAGAACAAATGGCAAATTAATAGAACTGACAAGTTGAAAGCGAATAGTAACCTTGGCATTCTCTGAACCAGTCCTTCACCGAAATGGTTGTAAGCAATGGTCACTTGCATCAGCTTGTCTTTTGTGTACGAGTCACTGTGACCAAGCAACATCACCTGCACCCATACATCCATATAAGTGTCATGAAAACAGAACCAGCCTATGAATTTAGTGTTTTGAGGGAGGGCAGAGAACAAATGAGACCTCATTGTGGTGGGTAAAGTGGTTATTGGAAACAGTGATAGCAGTAGACCCCATGACAGCATCAACAAGGCCATCAGcacagtgagagagagagttatgaTCAATCCAGATATGAGATGATCCAAAAATGGAGACTGCATCACCATCAGCCATTGTCCTCCAACCAAAGTGAGATGGGGAGCTTCTAACCATTGCATTTCCAGTAGGCTTGCAATCATGAATGTGAAGACCATGAATGATGACATTGGTGATAAACTGGATGGTGATGCAAGCACCATTGGCTATATGAACGTTGGCACCACGGCCATCAATGGTCTTGAAACTGTTCATGATCAGCTCCTGTTTCAGCTCTATCACCATATCCCTCTTGAACACGATCCAAAGAGGCTCCTCCTGGATGACAGCATGGCGTAGAGTTCCCGGTTTGGGGTTAACAACGTCTTCATCAGTGGGGTCAGTAACAACGTAGAAGCGTCCATCACGACCACCAATTGCGTTCCTTCCAAAACCGATCCCACAATCCGCGAGGCGTTTACGGTTCTTGTGCCAGTTAGGGTCACAACGCCAGCAGTCATCAATTGGATTACCAGTTCCACAGGAGAAGAATCCTAGCTTCCTCCTTGCTGTCCTGTTCTGTTCACTCCTGAAATTCAATACCCACGTGGTTAATTA from the Camelina sativa cultivar DH55 chromosome 12, Cs, whole genome shotgun sequence genome contains:
- the LOC104732335 gene encoding inosine triphosphate pyrophosphatase, which encodes MAAAAAKAAVVLPRPVTFVTGNAKKLEEVKAIIGNSIPFKSLKLDLPELQGEPEDISKEKARLAALQVNGPVLVEDTCLCFNSLKGLPGPYIKWFLEKLGHEGLNNLLMAYEDKSAYALCAFSFSRGPGAEPLTFLGKTPGKIVPARGPTDFGWDPVFQPDGYDQTYAEMSKEEKNMISHRYKSLALVKSHFKEAGYVFQTDEDTI
- the LOC104732336 gene encoding probable pectate lyase 15 isoform X2; protein product: MASSSQKVISVCFAVFVVLALTVTILRKLKTEELQSLSSSTMAAIRKLKTEEVQSSNSSTMAATRVGGEEQQQHAVAVDPEKGADEVAKLVQMSEQNRTARRKLGFFSCGTGNPIDDCWRCDPNWHKNRKRLADCGIGFGRNAIGGRDGRFYVVTDPTDEDVVNPKPGTLRHAVIQEEPLWIVFKRDMVIELKQELIMNSFKTIDGRGANVHIANGACITIQFITNVIIHGLHIHDCKPTGNAMVRSSPSHFGWRTMADGDAVSIFGSSHIWIDHNSLSHCADGLVDAVMGSTAITVSNNHFTHHNEVMLLGHSDSYTKDKLMQVTIAYNHFGEGLVQRMPRCRHGYFHVVNNDYTHWEMYAIGGSAEPTINSQGNRYAAPMDRFAKEVTKRVETDASEWKKWNWRSEGDLLLNGAYFRSSGEEASASYGRASSLAAKPSSMVDTITSTAGALGCRKGRPC
- the LOC104732336 gene encoding probable pectate lyase 15 isoform X1 — translated: MASSSQKVISVCFAVFVVLALTVTILRYNSRKLKTEELQSLSSSTMAAIRKLKTEEVQSSNSSTMAATRVGGEEQQQHAVAVDPEKGADEVAKLVQMSEQNRTARRKLGFFSCGTGNPIDDCWRCDPNWHKNRKRLADCGIGFGRNAIGGRDGRFYVVTDPTDEDVVNPKPGTLRHAVIQEEPLWIVFKRDMVIELKQELIMNSFKTIDGRGANVHIANGACITIQFITNVIIHGLHIHDCKPTGNAMVRSSPSHFGWRTMADGDAVSIFGSSHIWIDHNSLSHCADGLVDAVMGSTAITVSNNHFTHHNEVMLLGHSDSYTKDKLMQVTIAYNHFGEGLVQRMPRCRHGYFHVVNNDYTHWEMYAIGGSAEPTINSQGNRYAAPMDRFAKEVTKRVETDASEWKKWNWRSEGDLLLNGAYFRSSGEEASASYGRASSLAAKPSSMVDTITSTAGALGCRKGRPC